ATCATGCGGCTCATGATCGCCGGTGGCGGCGGATTCCGGGTACCCCTTGTGTACCGTGCCTTATGTACGGGTCCGTTCGCAGGACTGGTGGACGAGGTGGTGCTCTACGACGTCGATCCCGCACGTCTCGCGGCCATCGAAGCTGTCCTCCGCGATATGCCCACCCCGGAAGGCTCCCGGCCCGCCGTCGTGATTTCCACGGACCTGTTGCAGGCACTCAAGGGCACCAATATGGTCTTTGCGGCGATCCGCCCTGGTGGAACGGAAGGCCGGATCGCGGACGAACGCGTGGCCTTGGACCTGGGTTTGCTGGGCCAGGAGACCACGGGCGCGGGCGGTATCTCTTACGCCCTCCGCACCATTCCGCACATGCTGGAGCTTGCCGAGGCCATGCTGCATCACTGCCCGGATGCGTGGCTCATCAACTTCACCAACCCCGCCGGGATGGTGACCGAGGCACTCGTGCCGGTGCTGGGACGAAAGGTCATTGGGATCTGTGATTCCGCCGGCGGCCTGGTCCAGCGCGCGGCACGGGCTGCCGGTTCGCCCCTTCAAGAAGGAACGCTCGACGGCGTGGGCTACTTCGGGTTGAACCACCTCGGCTGGCTATACCGGCTGGCACCCGGTGGCCGGGACCTCCTGCCTGGCCTGCTATCGGATCGTGGGGCGCTCGAAACAATCGAGGAAGGGCGTTTGTTCGGCCAGCACACCCTGGAGAAACTCGGTTGCCTGCCCAATGAATACCTTTACTACTACTACGAAACCGAGCAGGCGACGCAAGCCATCCTGAAGCAACGCGAAACACGCGGGGCGTCCATCCACCAGCAACAGAGCTCCCTCTACCCTTCCCTTGTGGAGTCCTCGAACGCCTACGCCATGTGGGATGCGGCCCGGCGCTCCCGCGAGGAAGGCTACCTGGCCGAGGCCCGCACACGCGGGGAGCACCGCGACGAGGAAGACCTCGCCGGGGGCGGCTATGAGCGTGTGGCGTTGTCCGTGATGCGGGCTCTATCCGGAGGTGGGACCGCCCAGTTGATCCTCAATGTCCCCAATTCACCCGTCTCCCCGTCCTCGGCTGGTGAGGCGGGAGTCGCCGTGCCCGGGCTGCCGGGGGACGCCGTCGTCGAAGTTCCCTGCGAGGTAACGCCCGACGGCGCCCTGCCGCTTGCGCAGGAACGGCCCGGAGGCCAGTTCCTCACCCTGATGCAACACGTCAAGGAAGTGGAGCGGCTGACGGTCCGGGCAGTGCGGGACGGTGACCGCGACGCTGCAGTGGAAGCCTTTGCCGCCCACCCGCTGGTAGGTTCGGCGTCGCTGGGCGCGCAACTCCTTGACGGCTATGAGGCAGCCTTCCCGGATCTGCGGGGACTCTGGAAATGATTTGTGTGGGCTCCTAGAGCTTCCGGTACATCACGTGCAGGCCGACGTAGCCGATTTCAGGGTGATCGAAGGCCTCAGGGACCGTGGCCAGGATGCGGAAACCCATCGATTGCCACAACCACACAGCCCGGACGTTACTCTCCACAACGGCATTGAATTGCATGGCGCGGAATCCTGCTGTTTTGGCTTCCTGCAATGAGTAGGCACACAGCGCCCGTGCAATTCCCTGGCCAGAATGTTTGGAGCTCACCATATACCCGGCGTTCGCCACATGGCTGCCGCCACCGGCCTGGTTCGCGTGGAACTCGCCGGTGCCCAGGACCTCGCCTCCGGGGTGCGGCCCATCCGCAGTACGCACCGCCACAAACGTTTGGCCGGGCGCTTCCTTCATCCACTTCAAACGGGCAGCTTCTTCAGTGGTGTCGCGGTCCCAGGTGAAGGTCTCCCCCTCACGGAGGATGGGCTCCATGACGGACCAGATACCGGGCCAATCTTCGGATGTGGCTGGGCGAATGTCGAAAAGGGTTTCTTGGCTCACAGCGCACACGCTAGCAGCCTTGTCCACTTAGCCGGGATTGCTTGTCCACATAGCCGGGATCGGCGCCATGTAGTGCTCGGCTTCAGGAGTAGTGTTTTCTGCAGGGCAAAAGTGGTTTGGCTTCAGAAGTTGGCTTCACGCGAAGGAGGAAAGTGTGCCGTTGATCCGGCGGGTGGCATTCCTATCACTGCACACCTCCCCCATGGAGCAGCCAGGGGCAGGTGACGCTGGGGGGATGAACGTCTATGTGCGGGCCCTGGCCCTCGCACTGGCGGAGTCCGGCGTAGAGGTAGAGATTTTTACCCGTTCCACCAAAGCCGGCCAGGCCGCCGTCGAACATCCCGGTCCAGGTGTATGCGTCCACAACGTCCTGGCCGGACCGCGGCGGAAAGTCCCGAAGGAAGAATTGCCTGCCCTGCTCCATCAGATGGTGGAGCAGATCGATCGAATCCGGCACGAGCAACCGAACGGCCGCTACGACGCCATCCATTCGCATTACTGGGTGTCCGGGGTTGCGGGTCTGGAACTGTCTGAGCTCTGGGGTGTTCCGCTGATCCACACCATGCACACCATGGCGAAGGTCAAGAACCTTGTTCTCGAGTCCGGTGAGCGCCCCGAGCCGCGGCGTCGGGAGGAGGGCGAGCAGAGGATCGTTGATGGAGCTAGCCGTCTCATCGCCAATACAGCTTCCGAGGCAGACGAGCTGGTCTCCCACTACGGTGCAGATATCGACAGGATCGACATCGCGCCTCCGGGGGTCGACCTCCAGATCTTCACGCCGTCATTCCGTCGTAAATCCCGAGCCCAGCGCGATGTCAGGCGGGACAGTTTCCATATTCTGTTCGCGGGCCGGATCCAACGGCTCAAGGGTCCCCAGGTCTTCGTCAAAGCAGCCGGCATCCTGCGAAAGCGCAGGCCAGACATCGATTTGGAAATGACCATTCTGGGCTCGCTCAGCGGCGCCAAGGACTTCAACCTGCAGCACATCATCGAGGAGGCCGGGCTGGCTGACATCGTCACGCATCGTCCGCCGGTTGTAGCGCCCGAGCTTGCCAGCTGGTTCCGCTCCGCCGACGTCGTAGTGATGCCCTCTTTCAGCGAATCCTTCGGACTTGTGGCCTTGGAAGCACAAGCGTGCGGGACCCCCGTGGTAGCCACCAACGTTGGTGGGCTCTCACGCGCCATCTCCGATGGCCGGACAGGCATCCTCGTGGATGGTCACGATCCTTCCGACTGGGCTGATGCCCTTGAGGATTTGTACGACGACGTCCAGACACGCGAGGACATGGGCCGTTTGGCCGCAACCCATGCCGAATCCTTCGGCTGGCAGCGCACTGCTGCGATCACTTTGGAAAGCTACCGCGAATCTGTCAGCGGCCTGCTGGTCCCCCGGCGGTGAACCTCACGCAGTTACTGGCTGTTGACTGATAGATTGTCGCGCACAGCGCAGGCGGGCGCGGAGCGTCTGCCCACACAGCGTAAGCACTAAGCCGAAGGACAACGATGTCTGAAAACAAGGGCCTGAGCGATCTTGAGATAGCCCATAGCGCCACCATCCTGCCCATCGAAGAGATTGCACGACGGGCGGGCATCAACGTGGACGCATTGGAACTGTATGGGCCTTACAAAGCCAAGATCAATCCGGCCAAGCTTGTGCTCCCTCAGGGCAAGGCGCCCGGCAAGGTAGTCCTCGTTTCAGCCATGTCCCCCACCCCTGCGGGCGAAGGCAAATCGACAACCACTGTAGGCCTCGCCGATTCCCTCGCACGCGCCGGCCACAAAGTGATGATCGCGCTCCGCGAACCGTCACTTGGGCCCATCCTCGGCATGAAGGGAGGAGCAACTGGAGGCGGCTACTCACAGGTACTGCCCATGGACGATATCAACCTTCACTTCACTGGCGACTTCCACGCCGTCACCTCGGCCAACAACGCCCTCATGGCACTCGTGGACAACCACATCTTCCAAGGCAACCACCTCGGAATCGACCCCCGCCGCATGACGTTCAAGCGGGTCATCGACATGAACGACCGCTCCCTACGGGAAATCATTATCGGGCTCGGCGGTCCCGCCCAGGGCGTACCCCGGCAAGATGGCTTTGACATCACAGTGGCCTCCGAAATCATGGCCGTTTTCTGCCTGGCCACGGACTTGGACGACCTCCGCACGCGCTTGGGCCGGATCACCTTCGGCTACACCTTCGACCGGCAACCGGTAACTGTTGCGGACCTTGGTGTGGAAGGTGCCCTGACATTGCTCTTGAAGGATGCCATCAAACCAAACCTTGTCCAGACCATCGCCGGGACGCCGGCGCTGGTCCACGGTGGCCCCTTCGCCAACATTGCCCACGGCTGTAACTCGCTCATCGCAACGCGGACTGCCCAGCAACTTGCCGACATCGTGGTCACCGAGGCCGGATTCGGCGCGGACCTGGGTGCCGAAAAGTACATGGACATCAAGTCGCGCATCGCTGACGTGGCGCCGTCCGCCGTCGTTCTTGTTGCCACGATCCGTGCGCTCAAGATGCAAGGCGGAGTTCCGAAGGACAAACTCAGCGAGCCCAACGTCGACGCCGTGGCCGCTGGGGTGGAAAACCTCAAACGCCATGTTGGGAATGTTGCCAAGTTCGGTATCTCGCCGGTCGTCGCCATCAACAAATTCGCCACCGACACCGACGAAGAACTTCAGTGGCTGCTGACGTGGTGCGCAGCGGAAGGCGTGGAAGCCGCCGTCGCCGATGTCTGGGGCCGTGGCGGCGGAGGCGACGGCGGGGACGAGCTCGCATCCAAGGTGGCGGCGGCAGTGCAAGGGCCATCAAATTTCCACCACTTGTATTCGCTGGAGCTTTCTGTGGAGGACAAGATCCGGACGATAGTGCAGGAGATCTACGGCGCCGACGGCGTTGAATTTTCCGTTCCGGCACAGAAGCGGCTTGTCGACATCCAAAAGAATGGGTGGGGTGGCCTGCCCGTCTGCATGGCCAAGACGCAATACTCATTCACCGATGATGCGTCAAAGCTCGGGGCGCCAAAGGGATTCCGGGTACACGTGCGCGAACTCATTCCAAAAACAGGCGCGGGCTTCATCGTCGCGCTGACCGGAGCCGTCATGACCATGCCCGGCCTGCCCAAAGAACCGGCCGCCATGCGCATGGACGTCGATGCCGACGGCAAACCAACGGGCCTCTTCTGACCTTCTCTCACATCGTGGCCGCTTTCCTCCGATCCTCTATCACCTCCAGGCCACTTTCCACCGATGCTCTATCACCTCCAGGCCACTTTCCACCGATGCTCTATCACCTCCACCCGGTCCCCAAAAGGTTGACGGTACGTGAGAGAGCAACCGTCCAAATCCGGTGGTAAGTGAGAGAGGGACCGGCGAAAAGCGTCAGGATGTGAGAGAGCATCGGAAGCACAAAAAACGCCCTCCCACGGGAGTGGGAAGGCGTCTTTTGTCAGCGCTCGGTCTTAAAGGGCGCGGGCTTTAGCGCTCGAGGGTTTAGCGCTCGATGTCGCCGCGGATGAAGGCTTCAACCTTGTCGCGGGCGATGTCGTCGTTGAACTGCTCCGGCGGGGACTTCATGAAGTAGCTGGACGCGGAGAGCAGCGGGCCGCCGATGCCGCGGTCCAGGCCAATCTTGGCGGCGCGGATGGCGTCGATGATCACACCAGCGGAGTTGGGGGAATCCCATACTTCGAGCTTGTATTCGAGGGAAACGGGAGCATCACCGAAGTTGCGGCCCTCGAGGCGGACGAAGGCCCACTTGCGGTCGTCAAGCCAGGCAACGTAATCAGACGGCCCGATGTGGACGTCGTCAGCGTGAAGCTCGGCCTCAACGTTGGAGGTGACGGCCTGAGTCTTGGAGATCTTCTTGGA
This genomic stretch from Micrococcaceae bacterium Sec5.1 harbors:
- a CDS encoding formate--tetrahydrofolate ligase encodes the protein MSENKGLSDLEIAHSATILPIEEIARRAGINVDALELYGPYKAKINPAKLVLPQGKAPGKVVLVSAMSPTPAGEGKSTTTVGLADSLARAGHKVMIALREPSLGPILGMKGGATGGGYSQVLPMDDINLHFTGDFHAVTSANNALMALVDNHIFQGNHLGIDPRRMTFKRVIDMNDRSLREIIIGLGGPAQGVPRQDGFDITVASEIMAVFCLATDLDDLRTRLGRITFGYTFDRQPVTVADLGVEGALTLLLKDAIKPNLVQTIAGTPALVHGGPFANIAHGCNSLIATRTAQQLADIVVTEAGFGADLGAEKYMDIKSRIADVAPSAVVLVATIRALKMQGGVPKDKLSEPNVDAVAAGVENLKRHVGNVAKFGISPVVAINKFATDTDEELQWLLTWCAAEGVEAAVADVWGRGGGGDGGDELASKVAAAVQGPSNFHHLYSLELSVEDKIRTIVQEIYGADGVEFSVPAQKRLVDIQKNGWGGLPVCMAKTQYSFTDDASKLGAPKGFRVHVRELIPKTGAGFIVALTGAVMTMPGLPKEPAAMRMDVDADGKPTGLF
- a CDS encoding 6-phospho-beta-glucosidase, which produces MRLMIAGGGGFRVPLVYRALCTGPFAGLVDEVVLYDVDPARLAAIEAVLRDMPTPEGSRPAVVISTDLLQALKGTNMVFAAIRPGGTEGRIADERVALDLGLLGQETTGAGGISYALRTIPHMLELAEAMLHHCPDAWLINFTNPAGMVTEALVPVLGRKVIGICDSAGGLVQRAARAAGSPLQEGTLDGVGYFGLNHLGWLYRLAPGGRDLLPGLLSDRGALETIEEGRLFGQHTLEKLGCLPNEYLYYYYETEQATQAILKQRETRGASIHQQQSSLYPSLVESSNAYAMWDAARRSREEGYLAEARTRGEHRDEEDLAGGGYERVALSVMRALSGGGTAQLILNVPNSPVSPSSAGEAGVAVPGLPGDAVVEVPCEVTPDGALPLAQERPGGQFLTLMQHVKEVERLTVRAVRDGDRDAAVEAFAAHPLVGSASLGAQLLDGYEAAFPDLRGLWK
- the mshA gene encoding D-inositol-3-phosphate glycosyltransferase; translation: MPLIRRVAFLSLHTSPMEQPGAGDAGGMNVYVRALALALAESGVEVEIFTRSTKAGQAAVEHPGPGVCVHNVLAGPRRKVPKEELPALLHQMVEQIDRIRHEQPNGRYDAIHSHYWVSGVAGLELSELWGVPLIHTMHTMAKVKNLVLESGERPEPRRREEGEQRIVDGASRLIANTASEADELVSHYGADIDRIDIAPPGVDLQIFTPSFRRKSRAQRDVRRDSFHILFAGRIQRLKGPQVFVKAAGILRKRRPDIDLEMTILGSLSGAKDFNLQHIIEEAGLADIVTHRPPVVAPELASWFRSADVVVMPSFSESFGLVALEAQACGTPVVATNVGGLSRAISDGRTGILVDGHDPSDWADALEDLYDDVQTREDMGRLAATHAESFGWQRTAAITLESYRESVSGLLVPRR
- a CDS encoding N-acetyltransferase, which translates into the protein MCAVSQETLFDIRPATSEDWPGIWSVMEPILREGETFTWDRDTTEEAARLKWMKEAPGQTFVAVRTADGPHPGGEVLGTGEFHANQAGGGSHVANAGYMVSSKHSGQGIARALCAYSLQEAKTAGFRAMQFNAVVESNVRAVWLWQSMGFRILATVPEAFDHPEIGYVGLHVMYRKL